cacgagagcaagtgatgtcgttgcgcacgtaggcgcaacatccagctttggattgaaatttaggatagagatagtaggagggaacagagtagagattgctgtcagtagcctcagaaacctgtgtttcggtaaggaagagaaggtgaggtttagaggaggagagatgatgttccacagaatgaaaattagagcgaagaccgcgaatgttgcagaaattgagaagaaagaggttcgaggagttatcaagacacctctcgggtcggcagccagaaggggagtcctccctgggggaatttgtggtccccccctcaggcggggactccgaggcattgcttaattgagccattttgaattttgaattttggaaaaaggtgtatatgttatgtgaatgtagtgtggtgtggataaagagaggatacACAATATGTTCTCTAAACCTGGCACAccacagtagtaacaaatgtacggaagtgggggttgcctcagcgggggggactggaagtgggggttggggggtcagcgggggggttacggaagaaggggtatctggaccccccctaccccccaaaaaaatctttcGCTTATTCACatgccctccccccaccccccaccccccaccccctctcgggctagcgtacggaagcggggggggaacttgaagtgggggttggggggttcagcggagggtacttgaagagttaagataagatcgtgagctcgaatgaccacaagatgataatcacagaaaaaggttaaagacattaggttaatgaccaggctggaatatgtcccgtgcacctgttcccggtgtcttatctttcttcccataggcgcgcatacacacacacacgcgcacacacacacacacacacacacacacacacacacacacacacacacacacacacactcacacaagttaaAATCGAGATCTCGAATGACCccaagattacaatcacggaaaaaggttaaagacattaggttaatgaccaggctggaatatgtcccgcgcacctgttcccggcgtcttatctttctttctttccctccttcttcccattgacgcgcatacacacacacacacacacacacacacacacacacacacacacacacacacacacacacacatctggtcttacgagataaaatcgcggaaaaaatggatcgatgacatctccatgtatctgaggccacgcctattgaagtcttaatgattcaagtcattacaataaacctcaggttattaaggactgacccgtggaacacacatgcttgcgcgcacacacacacacacacacacacacacacacacacacacacacacacacacacacacgtgcacactctcacacacacacacacacacacacacacacacacacacacacacacacacacacacacacacacacacacatctgttcatgcgagataatcacggaaaaaaatgttTCAATGACATCTCCacgtatctgaggccacgccttctggtcttctgaagccttaatgattcaagtcattacaataaacctcaggtcattaaggactgacctgaggaacacccccatgcacacacacacacacacacacacacacacacacacacacacacacacacacacacacgtacaaacgaacacacaacgccggggggtatttatgggcgtcaagccaacgagcacttcacaggttctcaaggaggtctcgggtcaagaggtctcctgttcttgtttcccgtaaacatgaggacccctgtacacacCTATATCatatgttcatggtgtaataattacttcccgttgtctgcactcgcagctcatagggcggcctgccttccagagggccttgggactggatcgaaagatatatctactagaaacaatggtaagtacttaaatgtttgcgttactttatatgattgtcataaaaaacagtagcagatgtggatgacgggaggggggtagagagttgggcaacatgttcaatatcgactttagtctttctatcttttttcagaagagacgtcgtcgaccaggccccagcgatattggaagttgttctccacgggcgggtctcagcgacgaagccagtcaaaaccaaaggtaggtcaaaacctaatatcttctgaaatgcaatattgttaaaatgtgttttacaagagacacattttccatattgtattttaagtgtcacagtaaaatatgtgcggggtagaggggttcaaaaaatttcatttatgtgtttcgtattccttaagggctatctccgaagaaggcgggtctggtaggctcagccattgcccctcctcttcagcgatcggtagtggacgaaaacgaaaacaagcgaatacaggaacaaactagatggcgccattataaacactcgcctgcgccagaacgggctggaccgaccatcaggccccacctggaagaagccttgggccgaccatcaggccccaccaggaagatgcctaccggcgtaacaggcagcgacgtaaaaaaaaaaaaaaaaaaaaaaaaaagggggaagtttctacgttttttattgcgcacacgtctgttctaaagCCCCGGTCACATATGCGGGTACGGGTGGTCCACGAGTTGAATTTTAAACCCGCTAATAACGCGTGGTAGGACGCGGATGACGCGTGGATGTGGCGCTAATGGTGCGCTACAACCCGTGGTAGAAAATCAACCCGCGCtagaaagttttggaaagttcAAAACTTTGAGGCGCGGGTGCCCACGGGTCGCACCCGCGGGTGACGCGTTGATAACCCGTGGACAATGCGTGTTAACGCGCAGATAAGGCGCTGATAAGCCGTGGTGACCCGTGATAGGCCGTGGAGCTTTAACGGGTTATCGTGGGTCAAGAGCGGGCTAGCACGGCTTATCCGCGAGTTATCCGCGTCTTATCCGCGTCTTGTCAACTGGTTATTACGGGTACTCTGGGACTATATATTGGGGGGCTACTGCCCAGCATTCATCACTCCTGCTCCAGACGTCGTTGCGTAAACATGGACCGTAGTGACCTCGTCTGCATGCTGATGCAACAGCATATGAACCTGCAGTACCAAGTCCATCAGCACCTCTCTGAAAGACGTAGAAGACGAAGACAGCAGAAGAGGAGGGTTGTCCGGAACATATGGGTTCGTGAGTGGATTGCCAGGAGACCTCTGCTTGGGCTGTACGATCGTCTCATGGTGGAGCTCCGCAATGAAGATCCAAGAGCCTTCCAGAACTTCATGAGAATGCCACCTGCCATGTTCGACGAAGTTGTGGAGAGACTAACACCAGCCCTTGAAAAGAAGACAACCAAGTGGCGAGAACCCCTTGAGCCAGGCCTGAAGGTTGCCCTCACCCTCAGGCACCTTGCTTCTGGCGCCAAGTACCGGGAGATGCAGTATGGTTGGAGGGTGCCTCACAACACCATCTGTATAGTGGTGCGTGAGGTGTGTGAGGCCATCGTCGAAGAGTTCCATGACGAGCTACTCAAGCCACCACAGAACGCTGCAGAGTGGCGTACGGTCACCAGCGATTGGATGAGTAGGTGGAACTTTCCACATGTCATCGGTGCCATAGACGGCAAGCACATTGCCTGTAAAGCTCCTGCCAACAGTGGATccgactactacaactacaagggCTTCTTCAGCATCATCCTCCTGGCAGTCGTCACATCTGACTACAAGTTCATGTGGATAGACGTCAGCGGCAAGGGTTCAACATCTGATGCCCACATCTACAACTCAAGTTCTTTGAAAGAGGCTCTCGAGAAGAACGACTTGGTTGGATTCCCGCAGCCTGATCCTCTCCCAGGTGACACAGAGGATGTCCCTTATTTTCTGGTCGGAGATGACGCCTTCGCCCTCCGGACCTTCATGATGAAACCGTACGGTAACAGGGACATGACCAGGAAGCAGAGGATCTTCAACTATAGACTCTCGCGAGCCAGAAGGGTGGTTGAGAATTCGTTTGGCATACTTGCTAATCGATTTCAACTTCTCCTGACCACCATGTTGCACGAACCTGACACTGTGAGGCTCCTGGTCAAGACGTGTATAATCCTCCACAACCTGATGAGAATACGGTACCCAGTGATGCAGAACCGACTGGTGGATGTGGAGCAACAAGATGGACAACTGGTGCCCGGTGCCTGGCGTTTAGGCAAGAACCTTGCAGACACGAGACCCGACAGACTACCAGGGAACAATAGAGACTTCAGACAAGCCAAGGCTCAGAGGAACCTCATCATGGAATGGTGCGACACAACTGTTGGAAGTGTTCCATGGCAGAATAACATGCTCCTACCTCGATTCTAGTTGTATTGTAAAACCTTTGTATACCATTTACTTCTTATAATAAAGTGTTTTCTTGTACTGACATTTATGTAATGACATTTATATTGTAATGTACCATGATATTGTGCTTCTTATAATAAAGTGTTTTCTTTTAATACCTTTGATATTATTTACCATGTATTGTAATGTACCATCATATTGTGCTTCTTATAATAAagattattattttactttttatattgTATACTATATAGAGTAGTTCTGCCGCCCGGCCGGGCGCTTTAAACCCGCCGAGGAGGCGCGCGCAACCCGGATTAATCCGCGAACGGGCCGCGCTTGACACGTGGACAACGCTCGGATGTCGCGTCATAACCTGTGGATGACGCGTGGATAACCCGTGGTAACCCGTGGAAAAACGGACCACGTGGCGAATAACCCGTGGTAACCCGCAGACAACCCGCAGACAACCCGATTTCGGGTTGTCTGCGGGTTGTCTGCGGGTTGTCTGCGGGTTACCACGGGTTCGTCAATTTTTGGAAAGTTACGCCACGTGTCATCACGGCTTCTAAATTCAACTCGTGGACCACCCGTACCCGCATATGTGACCGGGGcctaaggaaaaaaatgtaatttcactgtttctctctaatattattttacctttcttcagacacctgcatgAAAAAGCAaacccgtcgtgagggattctcccatccaaacagttctccacagccaggccccagcggttataacccgagacggccggcaacaacaccctcaccaacacccggtgaaataagccaacatttcaacggggccttaacaacgatcgacgtgcccgtcccaccaacagacaacggcgacattgcatcatatttcaacaacaacactgaccgtcttcgcgaggcagtagagtctgtattccaaggctgacagcaggttagacctccttcttttaaagtgtacgttgacatgcatctgcgtttagtcagagaagaccccgacgatggagttcaatatagagatatgtatatgagaagtcatatgcaggtaattagctatgatgatatagattcatatgtacgtgaactatccgaatattttgttaatcggtttgaacatgacatgtcagacgaagagggcagtggatttacgttagatgaaatagtcagcgtaaaattttccttctctcttataatgctgcacaatagtattggagagtatgtgccctatcctaagggtgttcctgggaaaacacaagttctcaacccttcgggacccacggactgtgttttccaagttctaacagcttatcgctgtctaaagtcaagaaatgaagttccatcgggcagacatgggagaatgcttgcttggcctctattaatacgggtaacattccaaccccggtatcctgggaagacctcggtcggcttgaaagattaaacaacataagtattcgcgtttactgtctagacaacgttgaagacaaaaaaggcgaactaactctagtcagaaaggggctcaaagatcaagaagttgttcattgtctgttgttggggaacagacacctagctcttatccaagactttgacgcatacatgaacctgtttacctgccaacgtcgcgggaaaaaaatgttttgcgatatctgtctgtgcgcctgtgagaacaagacaacgcttgctgaacatgtgctaatttgcccaacgatgatcacaagactaagattcccacccgcgggttctactgtgaaatttattaatcatgctaaggcatatgagccatcttatttagcattctatgactttgagagtattctcgtagagccttcttcgaatgtgtctggatgtgtaaagagacatcactttgccatagcgtatgcttacattatagtgaatagaaacggagaaacagtacaaagcggatcctattgtggaagtaatgctgtaaaccattttattcatacaatgcagtgtgcctggaaaaagttgaaattttctaaaggctacaataaaatcaacatgaccgatgaagatacggcacgtcacaatgagcaaactcactgtcttctctgcaaacagggttttttaaaaggtaaaggagtaaaacatcatgaccatgaaaaatcaggaaacaattacattggagcttattgtaatagatgcaacctccaaatgaaaaatcacaaattgcagctcactctcattgcacataatgctaattacgacatgtcgttaatcctgcgtgaattagcgatacctgacttgaaaatcaaactaagaccaaaacgttcaattcacaaataccatgaagtcatcataaatgacttgagatttattgactcgtatgcctttatgtctggttcactcgcggctttagcgaaccaattcatcagtaatgggaacgaacccatatgcacacaacagatgttgaaagatgtgccagcacctgcgttgccattcttgatcaagggaaagcaggtgttttgttatgactatatggattcgatggaacgactttctgagacacgtcttccatcccgcgaagattttttcaattcgcttcaagaagcagaactttccgaaagtgactataaacatgctcagaatgtttggaaagtagctgggtgtcagagcctgaaggactatttgttgctttatgtaaaagtggatgttggccctCTATGTGATGTTttcctagagtggcgaggtattttgaaaatccagtggaggttggatattgtaaattatgttagcctgccaggatttgcctatgactcctttctgctaaaaacacagcaggaattagaggtgcttagtagcccagacatatatcattgcattcaaacaaatgtgcgtgggggctacacaagtgttgtgcgtcgttttgtactcgccaataacatctacacgaaccctcagtttaatccaaaacatgatagaagcactttcctttcatatcttgacttcaacagtctttatcccactgtaatgcaagagaagttgccatgtggggatatgagaaaactagatgagacagaaatgcagtcgtttttgagcgggggcttggtcaatcaagcaactgatggcgattttggatatcttattctgtgcgatactgaggctgtctcacgtgaagtcgttgagaaaacggatgacctcccactgatcatcagaagacacaatatcaccaacagagatatatcgtcagtcacacgcgaatggtatgaagaagaaaaccgtccagcaccgtgtaagaacataaaactgattggaacacatgctgctcaggagaaaattctatttgctctgcccctccttaaactacttattcaactaggcctggttgttaaaaagtgcatgctatttatacgtttaagcaaaagcactttcttgcggacttcattcgggataacatagaagcccgcaaaagtgctacttgccctatcaagaaaaatgcaatcaagtgtatttcaaacagcatttttggtcgattcctgatgaacgtggccaaatatagtgaagacatagatattgtcaccaaccgcgaaaagtttttgaagctggcccgaagtccttactttaaggggagcgtctgccatgttctaagatattatcagaggatcaccattttctcacaggtgatgtgtaccttgagtaggaacatcatgtacagttttggtgaagatttgttgaaaaaaaatatgattttttttcaaaaatttcaaaattttgaaattgaaaaaaagcatatttagagtttagatagctcaaaaataaataaaaaaaaccaccactggaacgggcatacaaaataagtgtattcctagagattacttttccattttcttttttttctttttttttttgttttttttgtttcttcaaagtttaaacttagaaaatttatataaaaattttgatgattTTTATCCAGATGCTGATCACTAGCAGatatagctatttttttttctctatccaaCGCTATCAttatgtttgtgctaggtccaAAAATTACATAGAAAAATCAAAAAATGTTTtgacccttaaaaaaaaaaaaactaaatttatcgatcgcccatcgattctgctctccgatgacaatgtactggtaatgaatgtcaatgtaactctaaccctgtgtaaaaaaatatcctctattgcaaaaattacggacataaaagcactgattcatgtatgcatattttggcgcgtatggctctgtatggcaacactaccagatatttaaaaggccgccagaccgcgcgaggatttaaattttaaaaaaactaacctcgccacgtgacaccccattgtatccctggtGAATTTCAAGGAATTAAAAATATTAatcaaaaatacccccccagacgctccccttaaacgcgttgtacctctcaatgatggtcatgtagttg
The Eriocheir sinensis breed Jianghai 21 chromosome 12, ASM2467909v1, whole genome shotgun sequence DNA segment above includes these coding regions:
- the LOC126997237 gene encoding putative nuclease HARBI1; amino-acid sequence: MDRSDLVCMLMQQHMNLQYQVHQHLSERRRRRRQQKRRVVRNIWVREWIARRPLLGLYDRLMVELRNEDPRAFQNFMRMPPAMFDEVVERLTPALEKKTTKWREPLEPGLKVALTLRHLASGAKYREMQYGWRVPHNTICIVVREVCEAIVEEFHDELLKPPQNAAEWRTVTSDWMSRWNFPHVIGAIDGKHIACKAPANSGSDYYNYKGFFSIILLAVVTSDYKFMWIDVSGKGSTSDAHIYNSSSLKEALEKNDLVGFPQPDPLPGDTEDVPYFLVGDDAFALRTFMMKPYGNRDMTRKQRIFNYRLSRARRVVENSFGILANRFQLLLTTMLHEPDTVRLLVKTCIILHNLMRIRYPVMQNRLVDVEQQDGQLVPGAWRLGKNLADTRPDRLPGNNRDFRQAKAQRNLIMEWKPKLTPLTRLSTPPGGHTTLTQATGAHRHLQE